The following are from one region of the Leptolyngbya sp. 'hensonii' genome:
- a CDS encoding nucleoside transporter C-terminal domain-containing protein: protein MGYSYLNLISFIGIFALCLIAWIFSEDRKYVPWRVIGSGIALQLLLGFFVFQFPLTREILNIFSKALDGVFAAADAGANFVFGYFMVPTPGLVPGPSQAPFIVRALPPGATQCPPPQIPFLPGYCGTDRLSYIFAFRSLPAVIFFSALMSLLYNIGVIQVVTNFFAKVFYRTMRLSGAESLSGAANIFVGIEAAIAVKPYIPKMTRSELCAILACCFGTAASSTLAIYVGFLKGTFPNILGHLVSASIIAIPACFVLSKILVPETGIPVTAGGIPVEEDLPPEEIDPEDEQAPTETVGGEPIERVSPLDAAIVGALDGVKMAVSIAAVLILIVGLVYLLDLIFDSLASLRTFGDVVEGTPPPPEALLPLAPIIRVVGQFFNVVNLQNIEGALFYIPTLLTGVPFDESWKAAVIIGRRLTETAIPPYQELGRAATAGELSSRTVLIVSYALSGFAHVASVGIFVGGTIALAPSRRKDISQLGWKALFIGTLATLMIACVAGVYDNGNPSIFGEKKAAPPPAQVNPAASPLASPTAPASPSATTTPSVVPTSPAPVTTPSAAPIPPKRP, encoded by the coding sequence ATGGGTTATAGCTATCTCAACCTGATTTCCTTCATCGGCATTTTTGCATTGTGTTTGATTGCCTGGATCTTCTCAGAGGACCGTAAATACGTCCCCTGGCGAGTGATTGGCAGTGGAATCGCCTTGCAATTGTTGTTGGGGTTTTTCGTCTTTCAGTTTCCTCTGACCCGCGAGATCTTGAACATCTTCAGTAAAGCCCTGGATGGGGTCTTTGCTGCGGCTGATGCAGGGGCAAACTTCGTTTTTGGATACTTTATGGTTCCAACGCCCGGTCTGGTACCGGGTCCCTCTCAGGCTCCCTTTATCGTGCGCGCTCTTCCGCCGGGAGCAACCCAATGCCCTCCTCCCCAGATCCCATTCTTACCCGGCTACTGTGGTACAGATAGGCTCAGTTACATCTTTGCGTTTCGCTCCCTGCCAGCAGTTATTTTCTTCTCCGCCCTCATGTCTCTGCTCTACAACATTGGGGTGATCCAGGTTGTAACCAACTTCTTTGCTAAGGTCTTTTATCGGACCATGCGTCTGAGCGGAGCAGAATCCCTCAGTGGAGCAGCCAATATCTTTGTGGGCATTGAAGCTGCGATCGCAGTTAAGCCCTATATTCCCAAAATGACCCGCAGTGAGCTGTGCGCGATTCTAGCCTGCTGTTTTGGAACAGCCGCTTCCTCCACCCTAGCCATCTACGTGGGTTTCCTGAAGGGAACCTTCCCTAATATCCTGGGGCATCTGGTTTCAGCCTCGATTATCGCCATTCCAGCCTGTTTCGTCCTGTCTAAAATCCTCGTGCCAGAAACGGGGATCCCGGTCACAGCCGGAGGTATTCCAGTGGAAGAGGACTTGCCTCCAGAGGAGATTGATCCCGAGGATGAACAGGCCCCAACAGAAACAGTTGGTGGTGAACCGATCGAGCGGGTCAGCCCGCTGGATGCTGCCATTGTGGGAGCTCTGGATGGGGTGAAGATGGCGGTTTCCATCGCAGCAGTGTTGATCCTGATTGTGGGTCTGGTCTATCTACTGGACCTGATTTTTGATAGTCTGGCTTCCCTCAGAACCTTTGGTGATGTCGTGGAAGGGACACCCCCACCCCCCGAAGCCCTATTACCGCTGGCTCCTATCATTCGAGTCGTGGGTCAGTTTTTCAATGTGGTCAATTTGCAGAACATTGAAGGGGCTTTGTTCTATATCCCAACATTGCTCACGGGTGTGCCTTTTGATGAATCCTGGAAAGCCGCTGTCATTATTGGTCGGCGATTAACAGAAACGGCTATTCCCCCTTATCAAGAGTTAGGTCGAGCTGCAACTGCTGGGGAATTGAGTAGTCGCACGGTATTGATTGTCAGCTATGCCCTTTCTGGCTTTGCCCATGTTGCTTCCGTCGGAATTTTTGTTGGAGGCACGATCGCCCTGGCCCCTTCCCGCCGCAAGGATATCTCCCAACTGGGCTGGAAAGCCCTCTTTATTGGGACCCTGGCAACGCTAATGATTGCTTGCGTCGCAGGTGTCTATGACAATGGTAACCCCAGCATTTTCGGAGAGAAGAAAGCGGCTCCCCCTCCGGCTCAAGTCAATCCGGCGGCCAGTCCACTGGCTTCACCAACAGCTCCGGCCAGTCCCAGTGCGACCACAACCCCATCTGTGGTTCCCACGAGTCCCGCTCCGGTGACCACACCCTCAGCCGCTCCAATCCCACCAAAACGGCCTTAA
- a CDS encoding DUF3318 domain-containing protein, with amino-acid sequence MNSEFEIRRLLELMPATGRMRCPIVSRPGQRKVIETLFPKPWAWERKILINFDLWDRLTKPQRDLVLLRTVTWLLEIRWFKPDLYQGLTLIGLVGTTVEFLQADAVGVAVAGTLSAIAANQIFRSNRNPRIELAADEAAIKVALRRGYTEKEAACHLISAIEAVAEIEQRSGLDFTELVRCQNLKAIAGVSPASVPELLR; translated from the coding sequence ATGAATTCTGAATTTGAAATTCGCCGCCTACTGGAATTGATGCCCGCCACGGGCCGAATGCGCTGCCCGATCGTCAGCCGACCGGGGCAGCGTAAGGTCATCGAAACTCTCTTTCCCAAACCCTGGGCCTGGGAACGGAAAATCCTGATTAATTTTGACCTGTGGGATCGGCTGACCAAGCCCCAGCGAGATTTGGTATTGCTCCGAACCGTCACCTGGCTGTTAGAAATCCGCTGGTTCAAGCCTGACCTCTATCAGGGCCTTACTCTGATCGGTCTGGTGGGTACCACCGTAGAATTTCTGCAGGCAGATGCCGTGGGGGTAGCAGTAGCTGGAACTCTGAGCGCGATCGCCGCCAACCAGATTTTTCGGTCCAATCGCAACCCCCGGATTGAACTGGCAGCCGATGAGGCCGCCATTAAAGTTGCCCTGAGGCGAGGGTACACCGAAAAAGAAGCTGCCTGCCATCTAATCTCAGCGATCGAAGCAGTCGCTGAGATCGAACAGCGTTCCGGCCTGGACTTCACAGAGTTGGTTCGGTGTCAAAATTTGAAAGCGATTGCCGGAGTCTCTCCCGCCAGCGTTCCAGAATTACTCCGTTAG
- a CDS encoding SDR family oxidoreductase has product MFLVTGATGGLGRRVVRLLREREQPVRAFVRLTSRYAELEQRGAEILIGDLLQERDIQRAMGGVRCVISTHGSNETDGGNAQEIDYRANIDLIDQAKAAGVDHFVFISVLGSDRGYEDAPVFKAKYAVERYLQQSGLTYTILRPSGFASNLLPLAERFDETGIYLLIGDPKNRSSIVSTDDLARIVVDSTTIAAARNQIFSVGGPEILHREDIPRIFGQVCKREPLIINLPLITVDGVRSLLGLFNPQAQEALGTFRTLLANEFFCTPTQIEHLQTTFGIELESLEDFIRRYLST; this is encoded by the coding sequence ATGTTTCTGGTTACCGGAGCAACAGGAGGGTTAGGGCGGCGGGTGGTGCGGCTGTTGCGAGAACGGGAGCAGCCTGTACGGGCCTTTGTCCGCTTGACTTCGCGCTATGCCGAGCTAGAGCAGCGTGGCGCAGAGATCCTCATTGGCGATCTGTTACAAGAGCGTGATATTCAGCGGGCCATGGGAGGTGTACGTTGTGTAATCAGCACCCACGGCTCCAACGAGACCGATGGAGGCAATGCCCAAGAGATTGATTACCGGGCCAATATTGATCTCATTGATCAGGCCAAAGCAGCAGGCGTAGACCATTTTGTCTTTATTTCCGTTCTTGGCAGCGATCGGGGCTATGAAGATGCACCTGTCTTTAAGGCCAAGTATGCCGTGGAGCGCTATCTGCAACAAAGTGGCCTGACCTACACCATTCTTCGGCCCTCCGGCTTTGCATCCAACCTGCTACCCCTAGCCGAGCGCTTCGATGAAACCGGCATTTATCTCCTGATCGGCGATCCCAAGAACCGATCCTCCATCGTCAGCACCGACGACCTAGCTAGAATTGTGGTAGATTCCACGACGATCGCCGCCGCCCGCAACCAGATTTTTTCCGTTGGCGGCCCCGAAATCCTGCATCGGGAAGATATCCCCCGGATCTTTGGCCAGGTTTGCAAGCGAGAGCCCCTGATCATCAATCTGCCCCTGATCACCGTAGACGGGGTTCGGAGCCTTCTGGGACTCTTTAATCCTCAAGCCCAGGAAGCCCTGGGCACCTTTCGCACCCTGCTCGCCAACGAATTCTTCTGCACCCCCACCCAAATCGAACACCTGCAAACAACCTTCGGCATCGAGCTCGAATCTCTGGAAGACTTCATCCGCCGCTACCTCAGCACCTGA
- a CDS encoding TIGR00297 family protein — MNALHYHPPFLSQWLSFMLPFLTGNGIVWEPVLPWLIAIGLNTILAVIARLAPKQLLTPAGLLHAWFLGVLVWGCLGWKGYTVVMVYFLVGSAVTRVGMAEKEAAGIAEKRSGARGPENVWGSALVGAICAIGVLVVTLLVPQATAIGPLLLLGYVASFCTKLADTCASEIGKAYGQRTFLITTLQAVPRGTEGAVSLEGTVAGLVAAVAIGLLGWAIGLVTGLGVGICVVAAFLATNLESVIGATLQSKYAWLTNEVVNGVNTLAGALIAIGLALVLPGV, encoded by the coding sequence ATGAATGCCCTTCACTATCATCCACCTTTCCTGTCCCAATGGTTGTCTTTTATGCTTCCTTTCCTGACTGGCAATGGAATAGTCTGGGAGCCTGTTTTACCGTGGTTAATTGCGATCGGGCTTAATACCATTCTGGCTGTGATTGCCCGCTTGGCTCCCAAACAACTGCTGACCCCTGCCGGATTACTCCATGCCTGGTTTCTGGGGGTGCTGGTGTGGGGATGTTTGGGCTGGAAAGGCTATACCGTTGTCATGGTCTACTTCCTGGTGGGGTCGGCAGTGACGCGGGTGGGGATGGCGGAAAAAGAGGCCGCCGGAATTGCTGAAAAACGATCTGGAGCCAGGGGGCCGGAGAATGTCTGGGGGTCGGCCCTGGTGGGGGCAATTTGTGCGATCGGGGTTCTGGTCGTGACGCTCCTAGTTCCCCAGGCAACGGCGATCGGGCCTCTCCTGCTCCTGGGGTATGTGGCCAGTTTCTGCACCAAACTGGCGGATACCTGTGCCAGCGAGATTGGTAAGGCTTATGGTCAACGCACGTTTCTGATTACGACGCTGCAGGCGGTTCCTCGCGGGACGGAAGGGGCGGTGAGTCTGGAGGGGACGGTTGCGGGGTTGGTGGCGGCGGTGGCGATCGGGCTGCTGGGCTGGGCGATCGGGCTGGTGACTGGTCTGGGGGTGGGCATCTGTGTGGTGGCGGCGTTCCTGGCCACGAATCTGGAGAGTGTCATTGGTGCAACCTTGCAGTCTAAATATGCCTGGTTGACAAATGAGGTGGTGAATGGGGTGAATACGCTGGCGGGGGCGCTGATTGCGATCGGGCTGGCGCTGGTGTTGCCGGGGGTGTGA
- a CDS encoding VOC family protein, whose product MDPVLFHLAFPVGNIPQTKTFYVEGLGCEPGREAIDSLILNFYGYQLVAHVTDEPLKPQKGIYPRHFGLVFTAEADWEAMVARAQTHQLCFYQQPKRRFPGSPLEHRTFFLEDPFHNLLEFKYYCHPSAIFGNREHAQVGDRPIEAIH is encoded by the coding sequence ATGGATCCAGTACTGTTCCATCTTGCTTTTCCAGTGGGCAACATTCCCCAGACAAAGACATTTTATGTGGAAGGATTGGGATGTGAGCCTGGGCGTGAAGCGATCGATTCCTTAATCCTCAATTTTTATGGCTATCAGCTTGTCGCCCATGTCACAGATGAGCCCCTGAAGCCGCAAAAAGGAATCTATCCCCGTCACTTTGGGCTGGTATTTACTGCAGAGGCCGATTGGGAAGCTATGGTTGCCAGGGCCCAAACCCATCAGTTGTGCTTCTACCAGCAACCGAAACGACGCTTTCCCGGTTCTCCCCTCGAACACCGGACTTTCTTTCTGGAAGATCCTTTCCACAACCTGCTGGAATTCAAATACTACTGCCACCCGTCCGCCATCTTTGGGAATCGAGAACATGCCCAGGTTGGAGATCGTCCCATCGAGGCCATCCATTAA
- a CDS encoding DUF485 domain-containing protein encodes MNDRSRALTALANKRWQISLWLTAAMVVIYFGFILLIAYNKPLLGVLVVPGLSLGILLGALVIVAAWVLVYLYVRWANNYYDKKLSELREGDR; translated from the coding sequence ATGAACGATCGTTCAAGGGCGCTAACTGCTCTAGCAAATAAGCGTTGGCAGATATCCCTGTGGTTAACCGCAGCCATGGTTGTGATTTACTTTGGCTTCATCCTGCTGATCGCTTATAACAAGCCCCTTTTAGGAGTGCTTGTGGTTCCAGGTCTCTCTCTCGGCATTCTGTTAGGAGCCCTGGTCATCGTTGCGGCCTGGGTCCTGGTCTACCTCTATGTTCGGTGGGCCAATAATTACTACGACAAAAAACTTTCAGAATTGCGCGAAGGTGATCGGTGA
- a CDS encoding sodium/solute symporter (Members of the Solute:Sodium Symporter (SSS), TC 2.A.21 as described in tcdb.org, catalyze solute:Na+ symport. Known solutes for members of the family include sugars, amino acids, nucleosides, inositols, vitamins, urea or anions, depending on the system.) yields the protein MNTTLGQFNPLAIFFFIVFITISLGITYWAARKTKSTAHFYAAGGNISGFQNGLALAGDYMSAASFLGIAGLVALNGFDGLIYSIGFLVGWPVVMFLIAEPLRNLGRYTFTDVVAYRLRQKPVRIASAIGTLAVVSFYLIAQMVGAGNLIRLLFGIDYNLAVIIVGGVMLAYVIFGGMIATTWVQIIKAVLLLGGTILLALMVLAQFGFNPLVLFQAAADKYGGAVLAPGKQVTDPLDAISLGLSLMLGTAGLPHILMRFYTVPNAKAARISVMYATLFIGFFYLLTFILGFGAMVLVGQDPISKIDKGGNMAAPMLAEVLGGNAFLGFIAAVSFATILAVVAGLTLSGAAALSHDLWVNVVRHGQTNETEEFRVARAATLLLGVLAIVLGIVFQGQNVAYMVGLAFAIAASANFPALLLSMLWRRFTTIGAVSSMVMGTISSLVLIYLSPTIQVTILHQASAPFPLKNPGLISIPLAFLVGIVVSLLTHEEAAMEKFSEVEHRIHTGEVM from the coding sequence GTGAACACAACTCTGGGTCAATTTAATCCATTAGCAATTTTCTTTTTCATTGTTTTCATCACGATTTCTCTGGGAATTACTTATTGGGCTGCCAGGAAGACCAAGAGTACGGCCCATTTCTACGCTGCTGGCGGTAATATCAGCGGGTTTCAAAATGGGCTGGCCCTGGCGGGAGACTACATGAGTGCTGCCAGTTTCCTCGGTATTGCTGGCCTGGTAGCACTGAATGGTTTCGACGGGCTGATCTACTCGATCGGTTTTCTGGTCGGCTGGCCAGTCGTCATGTTTCTGATTGCCGAACCACTGCGGAATCTGGGTCGCTACACCTTTACCGATGTTGTGGCCTATCGCTTGCGCCAGAAGCCAGTACGGATTGCGTCTGCGATCGGCACACTGGCTGTCGTGAGCTTTTATCTGATCGCCCAGATGGTTGGGGCTGGTAACCTGATTCGCTTGCTGTTTGGCATTGACTACAATCTGGCCGTGATCATTGTGGGCGGTGTGATGCTGGCCTACGTCATCTTTGGGGGCATGATTGCCACCACCTGGGTGCAAATCATCAAAGCAGTTCTGCTGTTAGGCGGAACCATTCTGCTCGCCCTGATGGTGCTGGCCCAGTTTGGCTTTAACCCACTGGTGCTGTTTCAAGCTGCGGCAGACAAGTATGGTGGGGCGGTGTTAGCGCCAGGGAAACAGGTCACCGATCCACTGGATGCCATTTCCCTGGGGCTGTCCCTCATGCTGGGTACAGCGGGATTGCCTCACATTCTGATGCGGTTTTATACGGTTCCCAATGCCAAAGCCGCTCGGATTTCCGTCATGTATGCCACCTTATTTATCGGCTTTTTCTATCTACTCACCTTCATCCTGGGCTTTGGGGCGATGGTGCTGGTGGGGCAAGATCCCATTAGCAAAATTGACAAAGGGGGCAATATGGCCGCTCCCATGCTGGCCGAAGTTTTGGGGGGCAATGCCTTCCTGGGATTCATTGCAGCCGTTTCCTTTGCCACGATTCTGGCCGTCGTCGCTGGACTCACCCTTTCGGGGGCCGCTGCACTCTCCCACGATCTCTGGGTGAATGTGGTGCGCCATGGCCAGACGAATGAAACCGAAGAATTTCGGGTGGCCCGTGCGGCTACCCTCTTACTGGGTGTTCTGGCCATTGTGTTGGGGATTGTGTTTCAGGGACAAAATGTGGCTTACATGGTGGGTCTGGCCTTTGCGATCGCCGCCAGTGCCAACTTCCCGGCATTGCTACTGTCTATGCTGTGGCGACGCTTCACCACGATCGGGGCGGTGTCAAGCATGGTCATGGGTACCATTTCCTCCCTAGTGCTGATTTACCTGTCACCCACCATTCAGGTCACAATTTTGCATCAGGCGTCTGCACCGTTCCCGCTCAAAAATCCGGGATTGATCTCCATTCCCCTGGCCTTCCTCGTTGGGATTGTGGTTTCGTTACTAACCCATGAGGAGGCAGCGATGGAGAAATTTAGTGAGGTTGAACATCGGATCCATACCGGGGAAGTGATGTAA
- a CDS encoding nucleoside 2-deoxyribosyltransferase: MTGWIYLAGPLFTQAEVAFNQQLADRLRQQGYQVYLPQQECVGITEPAALFATCIRGLDGAAIVLVILDGPDADSGSCFEMGYAYARGLPIVGLRTDFRGSGEHMGVNLMLTHSCASLILTTLTENLAPSKVTYLKPGQDVLSAVLSALNMLSFQG, from the coding sequence ATGACCGGATGGATTTATCTGGCTGGCCCGTTGTTTACCCAGGCCGAAGTGGCGTTTAACCAGCAACTGGCCGATCGTTTGCGGCAGCAGGGGTATCAGGTTTACCTGCCCCAGCAGGAATGTGTGGGCATCACAGAACCGGCAGCCCTCTTTGCTACCTGCATCCGGGGTCTGGATGGCGCAGCGATCGTGCTGGTGATTCTGGATGGACCTGATGCTGATTCGGGGAGTTGTTTCGAGATGGGGTACGCCTATGCCAGGGGACTTCCGATCGTGGGTCTGCGAACTGACTTCCGGGGTAGTGGTGAACACATGGGCGTCAATTTAATGCTGACCCACAGTTGCGCCAGCCTGATTCTGACGACGCTGACGGAAAACCTTGCCCCATCCAAGGTAACCTATCTGAAACCTGGTCAGGATGTCCTGTCTGCTGTGTTATCGGCGTTGAATATGTTGTCATTCCAGGGGTAA
- a CDS encoding SWIM zinc finger family protein: MTQSPLSDHGDKGSREWWAQRWIDVLESFGWRRRLERARIYAREGHVLSLEFQGSKVFALVQGTAAEPYKVSLSLDPFSQEQWQYVIETMGQRAIFSAKLLAGEMPQNIEEVFTANGLSLFPFTKFDIHSRCSCPDPANPCKHIGAVYYVLGDRFSEDPFVLFQLRGHTKEQIITALRQLRSTETSEPEDVLTVQPAALSAQSLPTPLKLDQFWDYSDQLEPSLVVIAPPPTTETVLDTLGPIPVKAESPGASASQTALVMEYLQGIYRDASQQAVLTAMTTDG, encoded by the coding sequence ATGACCCAATCTCCCCTTTCAGATCATGGTGATAAAGGCAGTCGTGAATGGTGGGCGCAGCGCTGGATTGACGTGCTGGAGTCCTTTGGTTGGCGCAGACGCCTGGAACGGGCGCGGATCTATGCCAGGGAGGGACATGTTCTGAGCTTGGAGTTCCAGGGGTCTAAAGTCTTCGCTCTAGTTCAGGGCACTGCTGCCGAACCCTACAAAGTTTCCCTCTCCCTCGATCCGTTCAGCCAGGAGCAATGGCAGTATGTGATTGAAACCATGGGGCAGCGAGCCATTTTTTCGGCCAAGTTGCTGGCTGGTGAAATGCCCCAGAACATCGAAGAAGTATTCACAGCCAATGGTTTAAGTCTTTTTCCCTTTACCAAGTTTGATATTCATAGCCGTTGTTCCTGCCCCGATCCGGCTAATCCCTGCAAGCATATTGGTGCAGTTTACTATGTGCTGGGCGATCGGTTCAGCGAAGACCCCTTTGTCCTCTTCCAGTTGCGAGGACATACCAAAGAACAGATCATCACCGCACTGCGTCAGTTGCGTAGCACAGAAACCTCTGAACCAGAGGATGTGCTCACGGTTCAACCTGCAGCCCTTAGCGCCCAGTCTCTCCCCACACCCCTCAAGCTGGATCAGTTTTGGGACTACAGTGACCAGTTAGAACCCTCCCTGGTGGTGATTGCGCCCCCCCCGACCACTGAGACGGTGCTGGATACCCTGGGTCCGATTCCGGTCAAGGCAGAAAGTCCAGGGGCATCAGCCTCCCAGACTGCGCTGGTGATGGAATATCTCCAGGGCATTTATCGAGATGCCAGCCAGCAGGCTGTTTTGACGGCCATGACCACGGATGGATGA
- a CDS encoding tetratricopeptide repeat protein has product MSRSQRYMAVLGWVVATALLGGSLFQVASARPSLILAQQLTAEDYYNRGIDKYRQADWRGAVEDYNRAIQLDPDFASAYLNRGIALRRLGDYQAAIADYTKVLTLDPKKINALFDRGIARAAVGDLRGAIEDYSRFLQQQPDVAAAYLNRGIAREQMGDKMGAMQDYAQTIRLSPNYSLIYYNRGNLLLEAGDHQSAIDNYTRAIRLNQSWGNRSLADAYFNRALAQVRLGRQRPAIDDYRKAAELYSQAGKPDEAQDALDRIKRLLQPPKKPTKPQ; this is encoded by the coding sequence ATGAGTCGATCACAGAGATACATGGCCGTCTTGGGATGGGTGGTGGCCACTGCCCTGTTGGGTGGTAGCCTGTTTCAGGTTGCCTCTGCCCGTCCTTCCCTGATTCTGGCCCAGCAACTCACTGCTGAGGATTACTACAATCGGGGCATTGATAAGTATCGTCAGGCTGATTGGCGCGGTGCCGTGGAGGACTACAATCGCGCCATTCAGTTAGACCCCGATTTTGCCAGTGCCTACCTGAATCGGGGGATTGCCTTGCGCCGTCTGGGAGACTATCAAGCCGCGATCGCAGATTATACAAAGGTGCTTACCCTGGACCCCAAAAAGATCAATGCCCTTTTCGATCGGGGCATTGCCCGCGCCGCAGTGGGGGATCTGCGAGGTGCGATCGAGGACTACTCCAGGTTCTTGCAACAACAGCCTGACGTAGCAGCCGCTTACCTGAATCGGGGGATTGCCCGAGAACAGATGGGGGACAAGATGGGTGCTATGCAGGACTATGCCCAGACGATTCGCCTCAGTCCTAACTATTCCCTGATCTATTACAACCGGGGAAATCTATTGCTGGAGGCTGGTGATCACCAGAGCGCGATCGATAACTACACCCGTGCCATTCGCCTGAACCAATCCTGGGGTAACCGTAGTCTGGCTGATGCTTACTTCAATCGGGCATTGGCCCAGGTCCGTCTGGGTAGACAGCGGCCTGCGATCGACGATTACCGTAAAGCTGCAGAACTGTATAGTCAGGCGGGGAAGCCTGATGAGGCCCAGGATGCCCTCGATCGGATCAAACGGCTGCTACAACCCCCCAAAAAACCAACCAAACCCCAGTAG
- a CDS encoding aldose epimerase, translated as MYTIALEQRQYQTYVLSDQEANSRVEVVPERGGIVTSWQVDGREMFYMDTERFTHPDLTVRGGIPILFPICGGLPNNTYTHNGQEYTLKQHGFARNLPWQVTGQSTQDGAGLTVTLESNDETRAGYPFDFQVDFTYILKGDQLEILQKYTNRSQESMPFSTGLHPYFAVTDKTQLRFNIPATELIDHRTLSHHSFAESFDFEQDEIDVAFPDLTAHSASVGDGALELKVYYDTTYSVLVFWTVKGKPFYCLEPWTSLRNAMITGDRLVSLPPGETLTTTVRLTAGMR; from the coding sequence ATGTACACGATCGCGCTTGAGCAACGACAGTATCAGACCTATGTGCTCTCTGATCAGGAGGCTAATTCCAGGGTGGAGGTGGTTCCGGAGCGGGGCGGGATTGTGACAAGCTGGCAGGTCGATGGCCGGGAAATGTTCTACATGGATACGGAACGGTTCACCCATCCAGACCTGACGGTTCGAGGCGGGATTCCCATTCTCTTCCCAATTTGTGGTGGCCTACCGAACAATACCTATACTCATAATGGCCAGGAGTATACCCTGAAGCAGCATGGTTTTGCCCGTAATCTGCCCTGGCAAGTCACGGGGCAGAGCACCCAGGACGGGGCTGGCCTGACGGTGACTCTGGAAAGTAATGACGAAACCCGTGCTGGTTACCCCTTTGACTTTCAGGTGGATTTCACCTACATCCTGAAAGGGGATCAACTGGAAATCCTGCAGAAATATACGAATCGATCGCAGGAGTCGATGCCTTTCTCCACTGGATTGCATCCCTACTTTGCAGTCACGGATAAGACTCAGCTCCGGTTTAATATTCCAGCTACGGAACTGATCGATCACCGCACCCTTTCCCATCACTCTTTTGCGGAATCTTTTGACTTTGAGCAGGATGAAATCGATGTGGCTTTTCCCGACCTCACAGCCCATTCGGCCTCTGTCGGAGACGGAGCCCTGGAACTCAAGGTGTATTACGATACGACCTATTCGGTACTGGTGTTTTGGACGGTGAAGGGTAAACCTTTCTACTGTCTGGAACCCTGGACTTCCCTGCGCAATGCCATGATTACGGGCGATCGGCTGGTGTCTCTACCACCCGGAGAGACCCTCACCACCACCGTGCGCCTGACGGCTGGGATGCGTTAA
- a CDS encoding DUF4058 family protein: protein MAVPSPFPGMNPYLEHPTFWSSFHTRLLVAISDALAPVLRPHYYIEVETRTYREQDKRENEEDELLVGIPDAAVLSATSNQTRAQFQAETSGTLTQKRPQAVILPMPILLKERYLEVRELGSEAVITVIEVLSPKNKKKGVGRIAYERKRGRILGSRSNLVEIDLLRSHAPMTMMGEVQPTDYRIVVSRSEQRPEADLYGFNLPEPIPVFPLPLKPADAEPPVNLQVMIEGVCDRAGYHDRIDYRQPVPAPKLSEATQQWVDDLLAPMG, encoded by the coding sequence ATGGCCGTGCCTTCACCGTTTCCGGGAATGAACCCCTACCTTGAACACCCCACCTTCTGGTCATCGTTTCATACGCGGCTGTTGGTCGCGATCTCAGACGCCCTCGCCCCTGTTCTGCGCCCCCACTACTACATTGAAGTGGAAACCCGCACATACAGAGAGCAAGACAAGCGTGAAAACGAAGAGGACGAACTGTTAGTTGGCATTCCAGATGCAGCCGTTCTGTCAGCAACATCGAATCAGACTAGAGCGCAGTTCCAAGCAGAGACCAGTGGGACTCTAACCCAGAAGCGGCCCCAAGCTGTCATTCTGCCCATGCCCATTTTGCTGAAGGAAAGGTACCTGGAAGTTCGAGAGTTGGGCAGTGAGGCTGTGATTACCGTGATTGAGGTGTTGTCCCCCAAAAACAAGAAGAAAGGAGTGGGGAGAATCGCTTACGAAAGAAAACGGGGACGAATCCTGGGCAGTCGCTCTAACTTAGTTGAGATTGATTTGCTTCGCAGTCATGCACCGATGACGATGATGGGAGAAGTCCAGCCAACCGATTATCGGATTGTGGTCAGTCGGAGTGAACAGCGTCCTGAAGCGGATTTGTATGGGTTTAATTTGCCAGAACCCATTCCGGTATTCCCACTGCCCCTGAAGCCAGCTGATGCAGAACCGCCAGTAAACTTGCAGGTGATGATTGAGGGAGTCTGCGATCGGGCGGGGTATCACGATCGAATTGATTATCGCCAGCCTGTTCCCGCGCCAAAACTCTCAGAAGCGACTCAGCA